TTTCATAATTTACTTTTGAACTTGCACCTAATGCTGTTGCCAATCTAACATTAGCATTTGAATAAGGTCCTATTGCTAAAGACCAGTCACCATTTACATTTGAATTATATCCATATGCCATACTTGCTAATCCTATAGCCTTTGAATTACTACCACTTGCAATTGTATAATTACCTATAGCATATGATTCACGACCAATTGATATAGCATCTTCTCCTACTGAAAAAAGAAATGACCCTAATGCTAAGCCATGTTGTCCTCCTCGGTATTCTTTTTCCCCATATTTATATTTAGAATCTGAACCTATAACTTCATTTCCATATCCAAATGACATTCCTAAATCTTCAACTTTAGAACTTTTACCGTAAATAACACTACCACCACTAATTGTATTTGTCATACCTGTAACTACATTTTGATCAGATCCTTTTTTAGTGTATTCCCATTCTGCTAATCGATTATTTTTATCAGCATTTTTATTAATTGCTGTCCATCCAACTAAATTCCCTTGCCCTATAACTACATTGTGTTCTCCAGATACTTTTGTAAGCTTATTATCACCATTATAGTAATCTATTCCTAAAACAACATTATATGCCCCATCAACATCAAGATTATTACCTAAGACAATACTATTATTTTTACCATTTTTTATACCTGTAAGTTTAGAATTTACTCCAATTACAATACCATTATCTCCTCCTTTAGCACCATCATTACTGTAATTACTTTCTGACCCAGTTTCATTTGACTTTATTGAAATATAGTGTAATCCATTATCAATATTTATGGTATATGTCTTATTATTTTCATCAATAATTACAGGCTTATATTTTCCCTTTTCATTATTATCTATTTTAGCATACTCTTCTTCTGTTAAAACTTTTTTATTTTGTGCATCAACATAAATTTTTATATTTTCTGCATATATTGTGTTGCCATAAAATAAAAATGGTAACATTCCTAATAATATAAATTTTAAATTCCATTTAATATTCTTTTTATTCATATTAATTCACCTCTGCTTATATTATATGCTCCTATTTTAAAAAAAGCAATAAATGGCAAAATAAAGTGAAAAATAATTGCAATTTATTTGTATTTTTTGTTTTTTTATAAACATATTAAATTTTATATATAAAAAAGTGGAATTTTTAAAAATTCCACTTATTATCTTCTCAAACTATCTTGAATTCTTTTCTTAGTTCCAAGAATATCTCTATCTTCCTTAAGTTTTTCTTCAGTTGCTTTCTTAATTGCTTGTTCTCTTTCCAAACGAATAGCACTTTCCTTAGAAGCTTCAATAATATCTTCAGCTAGAATTGTTAGCTTATTTTCTTTAACTTCCAAAAAACCTCCAGAAATTACATATAGATGTTCCTTATTTTCTTGTCTAATTAATAATTGACCAGACCCTAAGGCTGTAACATAATTTATATGCTTAGGTCTTATACCTACATCTCCTCTTGAAGATTTTACTTTCAAAAAACTTACATTTGGAAAATTAAACTCTTCTCCCTTTGGTGAAACTACCAAAACTTGTAAAAGTTCTGCCATTTTATTCACCTGCCATTTTTTTAGCTTTTTCTACTGCTTCATCTATTGTTCCAACAAATAGAAAAGCTTGTTCTGGTAAATCGTCATATTTTCCATCTAAAATTTCTTTAAATCCTCTTATAGTTTCCTTTAAAGGTACATATTTACCCTTCATTCCAGTGAATTGTTCAGCAACAGAAAATGGTTGTGAGAAAAATCTTTGTATTTTTCTTGCTCTATTAACTATTACTTTATCTTCATCACCCAATTCATCCATACCTAATATAGCTATAATATCTTGTAATTCCTTATATCTTTGCAATACCTTTTGTGTTTCTCTTGCAACTTTGTAATGTTCATTACCAACTATATCTGGTTCCAAAATTCTTGATGTTGAATCTAATGGATCAACTGCTGGATATATACCTAATGATGCTATTTGTCTTGATAAAACTGTTGTTGCATCAAGATGTGAGAATGTTGTAGCTGGTGCTGGGTCAGTTAAGTCATCCGCTGGAACATATACAGCTTGAACTGATGTTATTGATCCAGTTTGTGTTGAAGTTATTCTTTCTTGTAAGGCACCCATTTCAGTTGATAAGTTTGGTTGATATCCAACTGCTGATGGCATTCTTCCTAATAATGCTGAAACTTCAGCTCCTGCTTGTGTAAATCTGAATATATTATCTATAAATAGCAATACATTTTGTCCTTGCTTATCTCTAAAATATTCTGCCATTGTTAAAGCTGTCAATGCTACTCTTAATCTTGCCCCAGGCGGTTCATTCATTTGCCCATATACCAAGGCTGTATTGTTTATAACACCACTTTCTGACATTTCATTATATAGGTCTCTTCCTTCTCTTGTTCTTTCACCTACACCAGCAAAGACAGATAAACCTCCATGACCCTTGGCAATATTATTAATCAATTCTTGTATCAATACAGTTTTTCCTACTCCAGCTCCTCCGAATAGTCCTATCTTACCACCTTTTAAATATGGTGCTAATAAGTCTACTACTTTTATTCCTGTTTCAAGGATTTCAAAACTTCCTCCTTGTTCTTCAAAGCTTGGAGCTTCTTTATGTATAGATTCTCTCATTTCTGTTTTAACTTCACCTTTGTTATCAACAGTTTCTCCTAATACATTAAAGATTCTTCCTAAAGTTTCCTTACCTACTGGTACTTGTATTGGTGCCATTGTATCATTTATTTCTAATCCTCTTTTTAATCCATCAGTATTTGACATAGCTACTGCTCTAACTGTGTTATTTCCAAGATGTGAATGTACTTCAGCAACTATTCTTTTACCATTTAAAAAGACTTCTAAGGCATTATATATTTCTGGTAATTTATCATCAAATCTTGCATCTATTACTGGTCCTATTATTTGAGTTATTACTCCCTTATTTTTCAAATATTGCACCTCCTTTACTTAAGAGCTGATGCTCCTCCTACAATTTCATTTATTTCTTGAGTTATCTTTGCTTGTCTTATTCTATTGTATTCTAGAGTTAATTGTTTTATCAAATCATCTGCATTTTCACTAGCATTTTTCATTGCCATCATTCTTGCAGAATGTTCACTTGCTGTTGTTTCCAACAAAGCTTGATATATCTTAATATTAAGCAACTGTGGTATTAAATCTATTAACACATCTTCTTCATTAGGTTCAAAGATAAAATCTGCTTTTTTAGTTTTTTCTACATTATTTTCAAAAGGTAAAAGTCTTTCTTCTTCCAATTTATATTCAATAACTGATACAAATTTTGAATAAATTAGATAAACTTCATCATACTTATCTGATAAATAGTTATTAACTATATCAGAACTTATTAATTTTGCTTTTTCAAACATAGTTTCTGGTATCAATTGGATATATTCACTATCAACAGTAATATCTCTATCCAAACAATAATCTCTTAATTTCTTACCTATTGATATTACAGATACTTTTTTATTTTCCTTTTTGAAAGTCTTTATTTTATTTTCCATTCTCTTAATGGCATTACTATTAAAACTTCCACAAAGTCCTCTGTCAGAGGTCATAACTATTAAGCAAACCTTTTTTACCTTATTTTTTCCATCAAATAAGACATGATGTTTACCAACAGCACTAGATAAAATAT
The sequence above is drawn from the Sneathia sanguinegens genome and encodes:
- the atpG gene encoding ATP synthase F1 subunit gamma; the encoded protein is MAANTKEIKERINSIKNSRQITNAMNIVSSTKFKKYQNLTFKSRAYSGAMNKVFENILSSAVGKHHVLFDGKNKVKKVCLIVMTSDRGLCGSFNSNAIKRMENKIKTFKKENKKVSVISIGKKLRDYCLDRDITVDSEYIQLIPETMFEKAKLISSDIVNNYLSDKYDEVYLIYSKFVSVIEYKLEEERLLPFENNVEKTKKADFIFEPNEEDVLIDLIPQLLNIKIYQALLETTASEHSARMMAMKNASENADDLIKQLTLEYNRIRQAKITQEINEIVGGASALK
- the atpD gene encoding F0F1 ATP synthase subunit beta codes for the protein MKNKGVITQIIGPVIDARFDDKLPEIYNALEVFLNGKRIVAEVHSHLGNNTVRAVAMSNTDGLKRGLEINDTMAPIQVPVGKETLGRIFNVLGETVDNKGEVKTEMRESIHKEAPSFEEQGGSFEILETGIKVVDLLAPYLKGGKIGLFGGAGVGKTVLIQELINNIAKGHGGLSVFAGVGERTREGRDLYNEMSESGVINNTALVYGQMNEPPGARLRVALTALTMAEYFRDKQGQNVLLFIDNIFRFTQAGAEVSALLGRMPSAVGYQPNLSTEMGALQERITSTQTGSITSVQAVYVPADDLTDPAPATTFSHLDATTVLSRQIASLGIYPAVDPLDSTSRILEPDIVGNEHYKVARETQKVLQRYKELQDIIAILGMDELGDEDKVIVNRARKIQRFFSQPFSVAEQFTGMKGKYVPLKETIRGFKEILDGKYDDLPEQAFLFVGTIDEAVEKAKKMAGE
- the atpC gene encoding ATP synthase F1 subunit epsilon — protein: MAELLQVLVVSPKGEEFNFPNVSFLKVKSSRGDVGIRPKHINYVTALGSGQLLIRQENKEHLYVISGGFLEVKENKLTILAEDIIEASKESAIRLEREQAIKKATEEKLKEDRDILGTKKRIQDSLRR